ATatattgcgttgccatggtaacaagaacCGTGTAAGTAAACAAGTAAACTGTTGTcaatgtaggtatatttcaaaatttgcaaaatgggtatacctaataaaattatacGAACGCTGTTCTGCAATACAATGgcaacccttagaaaataatttttacagttgacattgtattgcaaaatgacagcggGTTGACTCAGTATTCAACTTataagtaagcaaagcttgcgttatgggtactagggCAACGGatcggaatcgaacccgggacctcaagcttcgtagtcaggttctctaaccactgggctatccggtcATCCAAAACTTTAATCGTTctctcttaaaaaaataatatttcttgaCTCGTTAATTTAGGACGCGCCTAAAATTGGCAacaaattatgtacctacatagggGTATTCCTACTTCAATTTAATTCTTAGACGATATCAAACACTAGAAGTCTCCAGTTCACAAATACTTACTCGTGGTTAAGTTAAGATATAAATGTCATCATTACAGCACCTTGAGTGAGACAAAGCCTTAGTTTCGTACATCGGCGCATACGCCGGTAATTACTTCCTGCGGGACATCGTTTACAGCAATTTGCGTTGTTTATATAAGTCGACGCGCACGCAAGACGAGCTTTACTCGCCTCGTGTTACCATGGCTGTCCTCTTTTGCTTCACGTTTTGGAGTAAgactaaatatttcacaaacgtATCGTAGTTTCTGCTTTTTTAGAAAGTTAGATAAGATATAGCCTCAAAACATTCAAACATTCGGCCGTTTTCAGCGAGAGCGTTGGAGATGTAGTGATTGGAAGCCAGATAAGTAAATAGCTAAGAAAGTGTATCGCGGTGACTATTTATTAGTGCCAAttgcatacaaaatttatttcctatAAAGATATTCTAATGCATATTTTCAATATGACctattattaaacatttaaaactgACCAGCGATTGGCCTCACCTGATGATAAATGTAGATGAGGCTGATGATGCagctcactggttcagtaacagcttaTTCATTCTAACCTTGAATAGCTCCAAATTGTAATTTCTTACTACGTCAGTAGCGTAAAGTTTGATTGTCATCAAGCTCAGATGAGCATTAACTACATATAAATACCTGCACTATAACCTTAGATACTATAACAGATGTTTTAAGACActatataataagtatttttataaccACACAAGATATTAAATATCTATGTCAAAAGAGAGTATCTAAGTATTAGCGAGCcaccaaattattaaaaaagtgtcaCCTGATCCAAAACGATCCAGCGGGTATCTATCTTcgttaataatttcatttttatttttattctttataattTGCGCTCTCAAGTTTGAGCTTGCTAGAAATTActtaaacttttaattatttttttttgtttcagtatTAGTTGCATCAACTCACAGCGTTTCATCAAAACTGGGCTTTGATGAATCCGAAACAACTTCTATAATATCAAATTCGAGCACAACCAACGATGAAGACGTTGAAGTTAAACATACAATTGTAGTATCAACAAAACTTAGAAACAATAACAGAAGAGGACTTCATTCAAACAGTGATGgtatgtacaaaaataaattttagcaaACATCAGTAGGTATTTTTGAATGGATAGCAAATGATGTTAATATGTTTCTAGCAGATGCAGGTACACTCACTTACGACATAAGTCATGCAGCAAACAAAGACGATAGCGGTGAAGTTCCAGTAGTATACGGCCTAAAGTCGGTAGATACCACACAAATAAGAACTCCTGACACTCGTTTCAAACCAAAAGTGTATCCCGACTCTGTGTTTATAAATAGAAACATTAGGGATCAAGACGACCACTACCCTAATGCGGCGACCAACCCAATGCAATGGAAACCTTCTAGTTTCTTTAACAACATCAACTGGTGGAACCAAGACAATGGAAACCAGGTTTACCGTGCCCGAAGTGACATACCCGATAATCGAAGTGCTGTTAAGTTCCACAGGAAGATCACAGATGACGGTATGAAAGAATTTTACTGTAGAAAGTGCAGGGAATTTAACGGGCAGGGAGCCAAAGGTTGTGGTCAACAACGACGGAACGCTTGGGTTTACGACACTACGACGCCAAGGATGAAGTTGGATGGAAAATTGGCCAAATTAAACTAGTTTCTTTGTCATTGTGTTTTATTGTATGTCCTCACGATACGTCGAGCGACGCATGTGTGTCGTTGATTTTATCTCAGACCTTGAGATGATGTTCAGGATGTGGAAAAGTATGTACACTGTACATCCAACTAAAGATACTTAACATACTGTTTTAACAACACGTCGAATATTTATGGAACATCAGTGTTCTGAacactttgaaatgacaatatatcacatatacgagtaggtactaagtaggtacaatttatctttcgataaaataaaagagcttGTATCTCACTTATTCTAAAGTTAACATGAAGGGTTCACAGCACTTTATTGCTTATTAGTAATTTACATTTTAAGATAAGTACTATACTTTTGCACATAATGCTGTTTTATGAAACTAAATCGGATATGATGCCGTTGGATCCTGGAGGCGTTAATTCTCGACCTTGTAGTGTGTCACTTTCCCGTTGTTATTAACCAAAGTTTCCGCTACCCGGTGGGAGCTTGGCATTCCGTTATTATTGGTCGAAGCGGAATACGAAGAACTGGAGACGCTCATGTAGTTCCCTGCCCCGGGACCGTCCGAGAACCGCTGAGTAACATCCACGTTTGGCGTGTTCTGAAACATCAGTTCACCTTGGTTGGAGAtatggtaataaataaatattcataaaatcgtataagtgtaggtacattttagaTACTTAACAAGCAATTTTATCAATTAATGGGAGACCTGGCTATGGCTGGCTGGCTACATCCGGGACATTCAGATTTAAGATCCTGGCAACCAATAGTACAACCAAAAGTTTTGACAGATCAACTTTTATATTGTTGTATTATCTGCAGTAAGCTTGTTAACTGTAGGTAATGAACAGGTAAACAAGCGTAAATGATAGACCTATCCTCAGCAGTTGTTTGATTGACTTTCTTTGAAAATTAAAGGTTATTTTAGTCCCTTTCCAAGAACATAAGGTTACcttgttttttgttaaaataatatcaCAACTAATCATTTGAATTTCGAAACCGAAAAACCAGCCAACATTCcaaatgaattttaaaataccCTTGTTTACCACCAATATTAACAGGTAACAGTGGTCAACGGGCTGCTCACTGACTTTCAGGACACCGATGTGTTCGCCggcaaatgatatttttattaacttctTGCGTAATTcaaatttgtaattaaattcaGGTTGCTTTCATTGTCCTATCTATGCCCTATGTGTTTCCTATTGTATGTGTCTTTGTATTATCAAACTTAGTTAATAGGTGCTTTGGTCTAAACTGTATAAGCCTATTAACGTttgtggaaataaataaataaataaaaccatcaCCATCAAATAACACTTGAAGAGATTTATATTATCAATCTTCTTCAactttaaagatttttttttctatgtttaatAAGAATGTAGCGTTTATTTACACATCAGCAATCTATGTAAAGTGATTGTCAAGCGCGACTGCATTTTAGTCACGATCACGAATGAATGCCGTCATACCATGCAATGGTAATATAAAATGACGCCATGCGGATAAGATTGAATAAGTAAATCGAATTAtcttaaattgtatatttttattcatctaCGGACATGTTATTTGTACGTACTACGCATTCAGGAGAATCTCTGAGACTCCaaaatatagtttattttatagcaTTTATGCTTACCGGGTTACCAGGACTAATAGCGGCCGTTTGATGAGTGTATCCTGGCGCAGCTACCCCGGACGCGAAGGCGCTGTTGTCATTGTTGCCAAAAGCCGCAAAATTACCGAACCCAGGCATGCCGCCGAACGGAGCGAACCTAGAGAAGTCAGCATTCATGAAACTAGCCTGATTCGACGTTATGTCGTAGGCTTTCTTAGCAGTTTCTAATGCCTTTCTCTGATATTCTCTATTCGAGTTAAATACCCTGCAAATCAAACAAACCATGAACACACGCCCAACTCACAATAAGCCTggtatagaaaaaataaatggaattcAAAAGAATACTGATTGGATATTGCTTTGTTTTTGAAATAGTTACTAACGCAATTACAATGATGTCCCTTGCAATGCGCATTGAGTTTAGTAATACCAACAAAGAAACTAAGGCAAGGCAAAAAACTAAGGGTTATGAATCGCGTTTCTTATGAAGAAAAAGTTTGTAGATCAAAGACAATTTCCACTCggtatgtaaattaaaaaccatttaaaaTTACTAAAGCCAGCgctattaagaaaaaaaccagACAGTAAGCTTAAAAAGATATTGTTATAagctagatagatagatagataggttTATTATGGAAAATGACATGCCAAATACTCGCAAATACACTAAACCGTGTGAAAAAGTGATTGTTCTAGGAATCCATGTAGTTCAAACCCTGTATTTAAGTTAAGTAAGGGAAGaaaagcagagggtcgtgggttcgagccccggctcgcacctctgagtttttcgaaattcatgtgcggaattacatttgaaatttaccacgagctttgcggtgaaggaaaacatcgtgaggaaacctgcacaaaccagcgaagcgattcaatggtgcgtgcgaagttccaatccgcactgggcccgcctgggaactatggcccaagccctcttgttctgagaggaggcctgtgcctagcagtgggacgtatataggctgggatgatgatgatgatgaagggaaGAAAGTATAGTGGAGCAGGCCTCTTGGGTACAGGAGGTCGATCAAGAACATGTTCTAGCGCAAACAAAAGAGGGAAATAATTTAGAGGTTCAGGAACTAACGGACGAAGTCGCCGCAGCGGCCGAAGTGGCTTCAGTGGCCGTAGTGGCGGAAAAGGTAGCAACTGCATTGATCGAGAGTTTAGGCTCCGAGCTACTCTGCGACTGCGTGAAATGGAAGAATTTGAATTTATCAAGAATATGATTGCAGAAAGAAAAGTTACTATTGCGTAGTTTATATTGTGTTTTCGGGATCATCAAGAAAGTAGCGACAGAGATATTTTTGAAAGAAGTTTGCAATGCAAATGCTCGGAAAGCATTTTTTTACATGGATCAACATATCCATAATCTGTATATTTCCCGCAGATGTCGTAAGTGTGCAGAAGAGACGTAAAAAtcttttcttattatttaatgtatgtataaaatgtaaaaaaattacccaAATTGTGTATTTATCCTAAACACGTTGTATTTGAGTAAAATAAAGGAGAACAGTATAATGGAGCAGACCTCTTGGGTACGGGAGGTTGATCAAGAGCACATTTTAACGCAAACAATGAAGACGGAAATTTAGGGGTTGAGAAACTAACGGAAGAAGTGGCCGTAGGGGCGGTAGTGGCCGAAACGGTAGCAACGGCGGTAGTGGTGGCAGTGGAGGTAGTGGCCAAAATGGTAGTAGCGGCGGCAGTGGCGGTAGTGGCCAAAACGGTACGAACCGCCTTAGTGGCGGCAGTGGCCGCAGTGGCCGAAACGGTAGCAACGGCGGTAGTGGTCGAAACGGTAGCAACGGCGGTAGCGGTGGCAATGGCGGCAGTGGTCGAAACGGTAGCAACGGTGGCAGTGGAGGTAATGGTGGTAATAATGGGCTCCGGGCTACTCTGTGACTACGTGAAATGAATTAATTTGAGTTTATCAGGAATATAATTGAAGATAAC
Above is a window of Choristoneura fumiferana chromosome 18, NRCan_CFum_1, whole genome shotgun sequence DNA encoding:
- the LOC141438433 gene encoding uncharacterized protein isoform X1 is translated as MAVLFCFTFWILVASTHSVSSKLGFDESETTSIISNSSTTNDEDVEVKHTIVVSTKLRNNNRRGLHSNSDADAGTLTYDISHAANKDDSGEVPVVYGLKSVDTTQIRTPDTRFKPKVYPDSVFINRNIRDQDDHYPNAATNPMQWKPSSFFNNINWWNQDNGNQVYRARSDIPDNRSAVKFHRKITDDGMKEFYCRKCREFNGQGAKGCGQQRRNAWVYDTTTPRMKLDGKLAKLN
- the LOC141438433 gene encoding uncharacterized protein isoform X2, giving the protein MAVLFCFTFWILVASTHSVSSKLGFDESETTSIISNSSTTNDEDVEVKHTIVVSTKLRNNNRRGLHSNSDDAGTLTYDISHAANKDDSGEVPVVYGLKSVDTTQIRTPDTRFKPKVYPDSVFINRNIRDQDDHYPNAATNPMQWKPSSFFNNINWWNQDNGNQVYRARSDIPDNRSAVKFHRKITDDGMKEFYCRKCREFNGQGAKGCGQQRRNAWVYDTTTPRMKLDGKLAKLN
- the LOC141438434 gene encoding uncharacterized protein isoform X4 — protein: MKRLILISAVCMQFGWISGVPHPSGVGAYAYQDSNGNRVFNSNREYQRKALETAKKAYDITSNQASFMNADFSRFAPFGGMPGFGNFAAFGNNDNSAFASGVAAPGYTHQTAAISPGNPNTPNVDVTQRFSDGPGAGNYMSVSSSSYSASTNNNGMPSSHRVAETLVNNNGKVTHYKVEN
- the LOC141438434 gene encoding uncharacterized protein isoform X1, whose protein sequence is MKRLILISAVCMQFGWISGVPHPSGVGAYAYQDSNGNRYGGTYGLKDDQINLGNQDNLEHFNPVPFQPDFDDFFPEYFRNFENLLQEVFNSNREYQRKALETAKKAYDITSNQASFMNADFSRFAPFGGMPGFGNFAAFGNNDNSAFASGVAAPGYTHQTAAISPGNPNTPNVDVTQRFSDGPGAGNYMSVSSSSYSASTNNNGMPSSHRVAETLVNNNGKVTHYKVEN
- the LOC141438434 gene encoding uncharacterized protein isoform X2, which produces MKRLILISAVCMQFGWISGVPHPSGVGAYAYQDSNGNSHRVARSPLLPPLPPLPPLLPFRPLPPLPPLPPLLPFRPLPPLLPFRPLRPLPPLRRFAPFGGMPGFGNFAAFGNNDNSAFASGVAAPGYTHQTAAISPGNPNTPNVDVTQRFSDGPGAGNYMSVSSSSYSASTNNNGMPSSHRVAETLVNNNGKVTHYKVEN
- the LOC141438434 gene encoding uncharacterized protein isoform X3 codes for the protein MKRLILISAVCMQFGWISGVPHPSGVGAYAYQDSNGNRYGGTYGLKDDQINLGNQDNLEHFNPVPFQPDFDDFFPEYFRNFENLLQEFAPFGGMPGFGNFAAFGNNDNSAFASGVAAPGYTHQTAAISPGNPNTPNVDVTQRFSDGPGAGNYMSVSSSSYSASTNNNGMPSSHRVAETLVNNNGKVTHYKVEN